The Candidatus Desulfofervidus auxilii DNA segment GATTTGATAATTAATATTTTAAAAGCCAGTGTTACTCCTGGGAAAAAAGGAAAGCTAATGGTGGAAATGGAAGGGACAGAAGCCAATTTGAACAGGGCTATGGCTTATCTGGCCAGTATGAGTGTAGAGGCTCATCCTGTAATTGAGGGAATTCGCTGGCGTGAAGATAAGTGTGTTCACTGCACTGCCTGTGTTCCTGGTTGCCCTGGACAGTGTTTTGAAGTAAATAGGGAAACTATGCGAATTTCATATATTCCCGAGAGGTGTATTAGATGTAGACATTGCCTTTCAGTGTGTGCTTATGGAGCAATTGAATTGATAGAAGAAAATGCATCTTAATAAATTTTGGAGAAAAAAATGGGTTTAGATGAAATTATAGTTACGCAGGCAATTGTTGACCGTTTTATGGAAAAATTAAAGGCATGTCTTAAGTTAGATGTAGCTATTGTAGGAGCTGGTCCTTCTGGGATGGTAGCTGCTTATTACCTAGCCAAAAGTGGACATAAGGTAGCTATATTTGAGAGGAAATTGAGTATTGGTGGTGGAATGTGGGGTGGTGGTATGATGTTTAATCAAATCGTAGTGCAAGAAGCCGGTAAGCACATCTTAGATGAATTTGGCGTTCGTGTTTACCCTTATAAAGAAGGATATTTTACAGCCGATGCCATAGAGGCTACTACTATGATTTGTGCCAAAGCTTGCCAGGCAGGAGTAAATATATTTAATTGCATTTCCATGGAAGATGTAGTGGTAAGAGAGGGAAGGGTATGTGGTCTGGTGATCAACTGGTCACCAGTAGAAACCACGGGTCTCCATGTAGACCCTTTAACCATTCATGCTCAGTATCTCATAGATGCTACTGGCCATCATACTGAACTCATAAAAGTGATTGAAAGAAAGGCAGATGGTAAGCTTTTTACACCCACCGGAAAAATAGTGGGAGAAAAATCTCTTTGGGCAGAAGTAGCAGAAACTACCACTGTTGAGAATACAAAAGAAGCTTATCCTGGAGCATTTGTGTGTGGCATGGCCGCTAATGCCTGTTTTGGCTCCTACCGTATGGGACCTATCTTTGGAGGTATGTTACTCTCTGGAAAAAAGGTAGCTCAATTGATTCAGGAAAGGTTAAAATCAGAAACATAATCGTCATTCACTTAACCAGGTGGCTATTTCTTTGGCAAAATAGGTTAAGATTAAATCGGCTCCTGCCCTTTTAATGCTGGTGAGAGCTTCTAAAACAACTCGTTTTTCCTCTAGCCAGCCATTAGCAATAGCTGCCTTCAACATGGAAAATTCACCACTTACATTATAGGCAGCAATAGGCCTATTTATCGCTTGGCGGACACGATAAATAATATCCAGATAAGGTAAGGCAGGTTTGACCATGATAATGTCTGCTCCCTCTCCTACATCTAATTCTGCCTCTCTTAGGGCCTCTCTGGCATTGGGTGGGTCCATTTGGTAACTTCTTCTATCACCAAATTGAGGTGCAGATTCGGCTGCCTCCCTAAATGGGCCATAAAAGGCCGAGGCATATTTAACGGCATATGACATGATAGGAATATGGCTGAAACCGCTTCTATCTAAGGCCTCTCTAATGGCCTTTACCCTGCCATCCATCATGTCTGATGGTGCTACCATGTCTGC contains these protein-coding regions:
- a CDS encoding sulfide-dependent adenosine diphosphate thiazole synthase, with product MGLDEIIVTQAIVDRFMEKLKACLKLDVAIVGAGPSGMVAAYYLAKSGHKVAIFERKLSIGGGMWGGGMMFNQIVVQEAGKHILDEFGVRVYPYKEGYFTADAIEATTMICAKACQAGVNIFNCISMEDVVVREGRVCGLVINWSPVETTGLHVDPLTIHAQYLIDATGHHTELIKVIERKADGKLFTPTGKIVGEKSLWAEVAETTTVENTKEAYPGAFVCGMAANACFGSYRMGPIFGGMLLSGKKVAQLIQERLKSET
- the hemB gene encoding porphobilinogen synthase produces the protein MHFPQYRPRRLRRNENLRRMVRETFLRIDDLIYPLFVQPGKGIKEPISSMPDNYRFSIDELVKEIKDIYKLGIPAIILFGIPEKKDELGTEAYAKDGIIQRAIKAIKDSVPEIIVITDVCLCEYTSHGHCGVIKNGQIDNDATLELLAKEAVSHAEAGADMVAPSDMMDGRVKAIREALDRSGFSHIPIMSYAVKYASAFYGPFREAAESAPQFGDRRSYQMDPPNAREALREAELDVGEGADIIMVKPALPYLDIIYRVRQAINRPIAAYNVSGEFSMLKAAIANGWLEEKRVVLEALTSIKRAGADLILTYFAKEIATWLSE
- a CDS encoding NIL domain-containing protein; the encoded protein is MIKKKYLLVFPPHAVEQPVTYHLIHDHDLIINILKASVTPGKKGKLMVEMEGTEANLNRAMAYLASMSVEAHPVIEGIRWREDKCVHCTACVPGCPGQCFEVNRETMRISYIPERCIRCRHCLSVCAYGAIELIEENAS